The following nucleotide sequence is from Paenibacillus odorifer.
TATTGTATTTTGTTGAAAAATCAACAAAACCAGTCAAACTAACGATTGAACCCTACCGGAGATGTGATAATCTGATTTTATCGAACAGTTGATCAAAATTCAACAAATGTCTAAAAAGGGATAGAGGAGCTAAATATGAGAGTTTTAGTTTTTGGAGCGGGAGTATTAGGCAGCTATCTTGCGCATGTTCTAGTGCGTGGGGGAAATGATGTCACCATGCTTGCCAGAGGAAAGCGAGCAGAGCAATTGACGAAAGACGGACTTGTGCTTCGCCATTATTTTCAAATTAAAAACACTGTGGATACAGTAAAGGTCATCTCTACGCTTCGATTCGATGATCTCTATGATCTTATTTTTGTTGTTATGAAATATAATGATTTTCCATCTGTGTTACCTATTCTAGCTGAGAATCAGAGTCTGAATATAATTCTTGTGGGGAACAATGGCGATGCTCTTGGCATGCAAAAGGATCTCCAGGAAATGAGCAATGTGAGGAAAAATATACTCTTCGGATTTCAACTTAGTGCAGGAATTCGGGAAACGAGCGGTCGCGTTATTAAAATACACGCAGGAGGGCAAATGGTACTTGGCAGTTTAGACGGTGAGATTCCAATAAAACACTTACTGGAAAAAGCGTTTGAGAACGCTAAGTATAAGCTAACTTATCATGAGGATATGGATGCTTGGCTCAAAAGTCATATCGTGCCAATAGTGGCTTTGAACTCCCTTAGTTATCTGCATGACGGGGATTTGAAAAAGGTATCTAAAGATAAGAAGCTATTAAAACAAGCCATTTCAGTAATGGACGAGGGGTTTCAAATCATGGAGCAATTAAGCTATACTGTTACTCCAGCAGGTCAAGTTAACTTTGTTCGAAAGCACAAGCAGGCTGTATATTATGGTCTGGCAATAATTCATAAATTACCGTTTATGAAATTAGTGGACGGTTCTTTCAGCGAAATAGCGGCTTTGTTTAATTCATTTGATATTTTGAAGCAACAAGCAAACATTGCAACGCCCAATTGGGATCAACTTAAAAAACAAGCGTTTTCGAAGTTTAATGCAAATGTATAACAATCTTGTTCAGGAGGTATACAATCGATGGCTATATATTTTATAAGGCATGGAATAGATGATGAAGGCTTTCGTGGGGGTTGGAGTCAACGTGGACTTGTAGTAGAGGGATATAGACAAGCCGAACGTCTTGGATATTATCTTAAGGAAAATCAATCTAGCTTTAACATAACCCGTATTCTTTGTAGTGATTTGCAACGTGCGTTAGATACAGCAAATGAGATCGCCAGAGAGCTTGATTTGCCTGTTGAAAGCAGCCAGTATTGGAGAGAAACGAACAATGGTGTAATCGCTGGAATGCCTCATGAAATCGTAAATGAACGATACCCGGGTCTTTATTTCTCGGCTTTAAGAATGGATGAGAGATTTCCAGGAGGAGAAAGTCCTCAGGAATTTTTTACGCGAATAAGTTCAAGTTTCTCAAAACTATGTAATGAACTGGAGAGTACTGATCCAAATGAAAATGTAATTGTGGTCACTCATGGTGGCGTAATTAATGTTATATACCATATTTTAAAAGGGCTAACGTGGACGAATAAGAATGCTCATTTCCCGACTTCATATACTAGTATTCATAAAATAGAGTATCAAGTAGATAAGTGGGCAGTTACAGCAGAAAATCTTACGGAACATATATCAAGTGATCAGGCTGCTGGTATGGCCAATTGATTGGGAGGTACAAATATGGGTTTATTGAATGCGCTGATTGAGCAAGCCAAGAATCCTAGAGGGTTCGTAGGAAATATCATGATCAAAATCATGAATCAGGCACATACCAACATCACAACATGGGGACTTAGAAAAATAGAAATTAAGAGCGGCGATCCTATCCTGGACATAGGCTGTGGTGGCGGTCAAACTATACATACGTTAGCAAAACAAAATAAACAACATGAAATTTACGGCATAGATTACTCAGAACAAGCTGTAGAGACATCTATTCAAAAAAACAATAAGGCTGTAATCGCTGGTAAGGTGAAAATTAGTCAGGGAGATGTGTCAGCGTTACCGTTCAACGATGGATTTTTTGGGACGATCACAGCGATTCAGACACATTATTTCTGGCCGGACCTCGAACACGATATAAGTGAAGCATTTAGGGTGCTGATGGCAGGCGGTACATTTGTTATTATTTCTGAGATCTATAAAATCAATTATCATATGAAGCAATTCACTAAGAACGAAGAGATGGAGCAGTTATTTCGGAAATCGGGCTTTCAGACGGTAAATATTCACGAGAATAACAAATGGAGATGTTATGTTGGAAAGAAATAAAGCGGCCGCACCGCCCCAAAAAGGACGACACAGCCGCTTCGTTTCACCAGCTATTTAAGCCGGGAAGGTATTAAACAAACAACGAACGGGAAATGATGACCAGCAAGATGAAAAGTACCAAAATCGCTCCGGTCGAAGTGAAGGCTCCTCCATGAAATTCACCCATGATTTATTCCTCCTCAACTTATGTCTTCTTCTCAATTGCTGTGACTGATGTCGCAGCTTTCTGAGATAATGACATCATATGCCGAAGAGGGCCTGTTGTACTGGTCTATGGCCTATTGCTCGTCAATATGGGCTTTTAGGATACGTAATCCTTTAGGAAGATGATTTTTAAGCTGCCCTAAACTCGCTTTGCCCCAACTAATCGGCAAACCATCTAAAGTTACAAGTGTCCATCCATGTAATTCGCTGGGGACAGGCAGGCTTTCACCACGTAGCCAAGCATGTATTTCCGGGCCATCACTGCTGAGATTAAAGCTTCGTGAAGCTTGTATGGGCTGTAGTGCCATAGCTAATGCATGAGCAGGTTCAATCCGATTTTTCTTCAAATGGGCGATATGTAGTCCAGCTCGTGGAATACGCAGTCCGTCCAGCAGCCCGGTATGGAGATTGCCATTAAAGGATTCTGGCAGCAAATAAAGGGATTCGCCGAAGAGCAGTGGCACACCTTGGCATGAAAGACCAGGCAGTTCTACCGCAGCCCAGTCTTGAAAAAGCTGGTAGGCATCGCGTACAGAAGAATTAGTTTTTGGGTTGTTTTTACTTCGGCGTTTTTTGGCGTTGCGGTTGGCATCATCATTCACGGATGCAGTGTCAATTTGCTTACGCAGGAGTGCTACAAAGTGACCTTCGCCCTTTTCTAAATGCGGCCAAAGGCGTTTGCAGGTGAGTAGTTCCATATCGGGGTAACTAGCCGTCAATCGAGCAATGGTTTCTTCATTCTCTTGACGGTTAAAGGTGCAGGTAGAGTAGGCTAAAGTACCCCCTGGTTTAAGCATAATGTAGGCGTCTTGCAGGATATCCCATTGTCTCGCTGCGCACATAACTACATGAGCAGGAGACCACTCTTGAATGGCTTTTGGATCTTTTCGGAACATGCCTTCTCCAGAACAAGGAGCATCCAGCATAATTCGGTCAAAAGCTTGCGGGAAACGCGCAGATAGCTGTTCTGGTGTTGCACAGGTTACGAGGGTATTCTTAATGCCCAGACGTTCAACGTTCTCTGCTAGAATTTTTGCGCGTTCCGGATGAATCTCATTAGAGATTAAGAGGCCTTGTCCCTGCATTAAACCAGCGATATGCGTAGTTTTACCTCCAGGGGCTGCTGCAAGATCGAGGACGGTTTCACCGGGTTCAGGTGCCAGCAGTTCAGCTGCGGACATTGCGGAAGGCTCCTGAATATAATATAGTCCAGCGGCATGGTAAGGATGCCTGCCTGGTCGAGCGGGCTCATCATAATAAAACCCGCCCTGGCACCATGGGATAGGTTTCAAATTAAATTGTGAGACTGTACGGTCCACCGCAACTTGGCCTATGGCTGAGGTGCTTTTTAGCGGATTAAAGCGCAGTCCTTGAGTTCGTGGTGCTGAATAACTTTCTAGAAAAGCATCTGCCTCTTGCCCCAGCATTTCTTTAATAGATGCGGTGTAAGAGGCAGGCAGCTGTTCTTCCTTCATAGCTCATTCTCCTTTTTCTTAGTTGCTGTTTCATGTTTATACCGATAAAATCAAGGTATGGGGAACGTAATCGTACCTGAAATTCTACATATATTCAACTATATCATAATTGCCAAGTCTTACAGTACACAGGGCAATTGTAAAGGGGATGTACCATATGAATTTGCTGCAAGCGCTCTTCTTCCCGCCGGAGCAACCCGGTGGTGTATCATCTATGATCCCTTATCTTCAGGAAAGATTCCGTTCAAGCCGTTGGGAGATGGATTTGTTTTGGCTGCCTAAGCGGATTCGCAATAAGGGGCATGAGGAAGTAATATTCGAGACGTTTGATTGGACGCAGTATGGAGAAAGTCCGATCGTTCAGAAATATATTCAGACCTATCGTGATTATTTATGGTGGACTAAACTGCGGATGAGTAAGCCCTATGATCTTATTCATTCTCATCATCCGATTGCGGGCTTAGCAATGAAAAAAGTGTTCCCTGATACTCCGTTAATTCATACCCTGCATTCCAGTTACGAGCGGGAATTGATTCTAAATGGAGCGATTTCCGAGGATGGCTTGGAGCATCGTTTTCTAGTCTCACTTTATCGTGAGCTTGAGCATGTTAGTGATCGATTAATGACGGTGTCGCGATCTTTTGCAGATTATGTGGCCCCTTATATTATTGATCCTTCTAATATAGGTGTTATTCCGAATGGTTTTGATGAAAAAAGATTTAAGCCTGTTCCGCATGATAATGCTATTCCGCAGCTAGTGACCGTGACACGTCTGGTTCCGGCTAAAGGAATAGATATATTACTCAAAGCTTGCGCGGAGCTTAAAAATCGCGGCCATGAGTATGTACTGCATATTATTGGCGATGGTCCTTCACGTGCGGATCTGGAAAAGATGGCCCAACATTTAGGGATCTATAATGAAACGATTTTTTACGGATATACGCTGCACCCTGAAGAATTCATGCCATTTTTTGATATTTTCGTATTGCCCTCTCGGGCGGAGGCGTTCGGTTCAGTGTTTGCGGAAGCGGCACTTAGCTGCCTGGCTTTAGTGGGGACAAATGTGGGCGGAATACCGGAGCAGATTGAAGATGGTGTGAATGGTTTATTGGTCAGTCCTGATGATGAGATTGCTCTTGCTGACGCATTAGAGAAGGTGATATCTGATCCGGCTTATCGTTATGAGCTTTCACGTTCCGCTTGGGATAAAGCAAAAAGCCTATATTCGTTGACACGAGTTGCTAATGAACTTAAAAAAACCTATTTACAGTATCCCTCAGGAACGAAAGGGTGAGCAGCTATGATTCCATTTCGCTTTCTGCATACTGCTGATTTACATCTGGATAGCCGTTTTGCCGGGCTGGCGCATATTTCGCCAGCCATTCGTGCTTATTTACGTGAGTCTACCTTTGCCGCCCTCGGGCGGCTTGTCCGCGTTGCGATCCAAGAGAATGTTGATTTTATTGTCATTAGTGGAGATGTGTACGATGTTTCAGATGCTTCATTACAGGGACAGCTGCGATTTCAGGAAGCGCTCAAAGAACTCGGTGAGCACGGGATTAACGTGTTCCTGATTCATGGCAACCACGATCCGCTTGACGGACTGCGTCTGACAACGGAAATGCCAAAGCATGTTATCGTATTTGGCGGAGAGAAGCCAGAACACGCTACAGCTTACCGCCGTATAGATGGCCAAGAAGTTGCCATCGTTAGTGGAATCTCTTATCCAACGGCGAAAGTGACGAACAACACAGCTGTAACCTTTTCTCGTATACCTGGCAGCCGCCTGTTTCATATTGCGATGCTGCATGGCAATGTAGACGGTGATTTGCTGCATGAGACCTATTCTCCTTGCAGTCGCAGGGACCTTATCGAACGGGGTTTTGATTATTGGGCGCTTGGACATATTCATAAACGGAGTGTACTGCATGAGAAGCCTGTGATTGTGTATCCAGGCAATATACAAGGGCGCAGCATTAAGGAAACCGGTGCTAAAGGCTGTTATATTGTGGATGTAGATGAGGCTGGAAGATCCGCTCTGCAATTTCATGAACTGGATTTCGTTCGCTGGCAGGTTAGAGACCTATCTATAGAAGGATTAAGCAATGAAGCAGAATGGATACAGAAAGTGGAGCAGGTTATTGAAGACATCCGCGCGGAGCTCCCGGAGCTCATGTCGGTGGTCAGATTTCGTCTGATTGGACGAGGGGACGTACATAAAGTATTGGCTGAAAAAGGGGCGGCAGAGGATCTGCTGTCTGAACTCCAGCGCCGTGAGGCGATTAGGGCTGAGCGTAAAGATTACAAAGGGCTTGTCTGGACCGAAGGGTTCGCCATCGAGTCCGGCTTAGCTATTGATCGCCAACGCTTATTGGAAGAAGATAGTTTTCTTGGAGAAATGCTGCGCATTGCAGAGCATACGGAACATTCTCCAGAAGCGCTCGAAGAACTATTAAATAGTGCGCTTAAACCGCTATTGGAGAATCAGGAGCTGCGTAAGCTGTTGTCTATGACTAGTCAAGAAGAGAAGTTGAGCTGGCTACGTGGTGCA
It contains:
- a CDS encoding glycosyltransferase family 4 protein, with amino-acid sequence MNLLQALFFPPEQPGGVSSMIPYLQERFRSSRWEMDLFWLPKRIRNKGHEEVIFETFDWTQYGESPIVQKYIQTYRDYLWWTKLRMSKPYDLIHSHHPIAGLAMKKVFPDTPLIHTLHSSYERELILNGAISEDGLEHRFLVSLYRELEHVSDRLMTVSRSFADYVAPYIIDPSNIGVIPNGFDEKRFKPVPHDNAIPQLVTVTRLVPAKGIDILLKACAELKNRGHEYVLHIIGDGPSRADLEKMAQHLGIYNETIFYGYTLHPEEFMPFFDIFVLPSRAEAFGSVFAEAALSCLALVGTNVGGIPEQIEDGVNGLLVSPDDEIALADALEKVISDPAYRYELSRSAWDKAKSLYSLTRVANELKKTYLQYPSGTKG
- a CDS encoding ketopantoate reductase family protein: MRVLVFGAGVLGSYLAHVLVRGGNDVTMLARGKRAEQLTKDGLVLRHYFQIKNTVDTVKVISTLRFDDLYDLIFVVMKYNDFPSVLPILAENQSLNIILVGNNGDALGMQKDLQEMSNVRKNILFGFQLSAGIRETSGRVIKIHAGGQMVLGSLDGEIPIKHLLEKAFENAKYKLTYHEDMDAWLKSHIVPIVALNSLSYLHDGDLKKVSKDKKLLKQAISVMDEGFQIMEQLSYTVTPAGQVNFVRKHKQAVYYGLAIIHKLPFMKLVDGSFSEIAALFNSFDILKQQANIATPNWDQLKKQAFSKFNANV
- a CDS encoding metallophosphoesterase family protein; translated protein: MIPFRFLHTADLHLDSRFAGLAHISPAIRAYLRESTFAALGRLVRVAIQENVDFIVISGDVYDVSDASLQGQLRFQEALKELGEHGINVFLIHGNHDPLDGLRLTTEMPKHVIVFGGEKPEHATAYRRIDGQEVAIVSGISYPTAKVTNNTAVTFSRIPGSRLFHIAMLHGNVDGDLLHETYSPCSRRDLIERGFDYWALGHIHKRSVLHEKPVIVYPGNIQGRSIKETGAKGCYIVDVDEAGRSALQFHELDFVRWQVRDLSIEGLSNEAEWIQKVEQVIEDIRAELPELMSVVRFRLIGRGDVHKVLAEKGAAEDLLSELQRREAIRAERKDYKGLVWTEGFAIESGLAIDRQRLLEEDSFLGEMLRIAEHTEHSPEALEELLNSALKPLLENQELRKLLSMTSQEEKLSWLRGAAEQGITMLGGMDDTVEAAESLSYQQAGGQNDEN
- a CDS encoding sporulation protein YjcZ; the encoded protein is MGEFHGGAFTSTGAILVLFILLVIISRSLFV
- a CDS encoding histidine phosphatase family protein is translated as MAIYFIRHGIDDEGFRGGWSQRGLVVEGYRQAERLGYYLKENQSSFNITRILCSDLQRALDTANEIARELDLPVESSQYWRETNNGVIAGMPHEIVNERYPGLYFSALRMDERFPGGESPQEFFTRISSSFSKLCNELESTDPNENVIVVTHGGVINVIYHILKGLTWTNKNAHFPTSYTSIHKIEYQVDKWAVTAENLTEHISSDQAAGMAN
- a CDS encoding RsmB/NOP family class I SAM-dependent RNA methyltransferase codes for the protein MKEEQLPASYTASIKEMLGQEADAFLESYSAPRTQGLRFNPLKSTSAIGQVAVDRTVSQFNLKPIPWCQGGFYYDEPARPGRHPYHAAGLYYIQEPSAMSAAELLAPEPGETVLDLAAAPGGKTTHIAGLMQGQGLLISNEIHPERAKILAENVERLGIKNTLVTCATPEQLSARFPQAFDRIMLDAPCSGEGMFRKDPKAIQEWSPAHVVMCAARQWDILQDAYIMLKPGGTLAYSTCTFNRQENEETIARLTASYPDMELLTCKRLWPHLEKGEGHFVALLRKQIDTASVNDDANRNAKKRRSKNNPKTNSSVRDAYQLFQDWAAVELPGLSCQGVPLLFGESLYLLPESFNGNLHTGLLDGLRIPRAGLHIAHLKKNRIEPAHALAMALQPIQASRSFNLSSDGPEIHAWLRGESLPVPSELHGWTLVTLDGLPISWGKASLGQLKNHLPKGLRILKAHIDEQ
- a CDS encoding class I SAM-dependent methyltransferase; protein product: MGLLNALIEQAKNPRGFVGNIMIKIMNQAHTNITTWGLRKIEIKSGDPILDIGCGGGQTIHTLAKQNKQHEIYGIDYSEQAVETSIQKNNKAVIAGKVKISQGDVSALPFNDGFFGTITAIQTHYFWPDLEHDISEAFRVLMAGGTFVIISEIYKINYHMKQFTKNEEMEQLFRKSGFQTVNIHENNKWRCYVGKK